From a region of the Drosophila virilis strain 15010-1051.87 chromosome 3, Dvir_AGI_RSII-ME, whole genome shotgun sequence genome:
- the Cat gene encoding catalase, with translation MATRDAASNQLLDYKNSQKECPGVVTTGSGAPIGIKDATLSVGPRGPLLLQDVNFLDEMAHFDRERIPERVVHAKGGGAFGYFEVTHDITKYCAAKIFEKVKKRTPLAVRFSTVGGESGSADTARDPRGFAVKFYTDDGVWDLVGNNTPIFFIRDPILFPSFIHTQKRNPQTHLKDADMFWDFLTLRPESTHQVSFLFSDRGTPDGFCHMNGYGSHTFKLVNAKGEPVYAKFHFKTDQGIKNLDVKTAADLASSDPDYSIRDLYNRIKNCKFPSWTLSIQVMTFDEAKKFKYNPFDVTKVWSHKEFPLIPVGKMVLDRNPKNYFAEVEQIAFSPAHLVPGIEPSPDKMLQGRLFSYSDTHRHRLGPNYLQIPVNCPYRVKVNNFQRDGFMNVTDNQDGAPNYFPNSFNGPQEDPRVRALSTCCPVTGDVYRYSSGDTEDNYGQVTDFWVHVLDNCAKKRLVQNIADNLSNASQFIQERAVKNFTLVHADFGRMLTEALNLIKSSKF, from the exons ATGGCTACACGCGATGCCGCTTCGAATCAACTGCTTGATTACAAGAACTCGCAAAAG GAATGTCCGGGCGTAGTTACGACGGGCAGCGGTGCACCCATTGGCATCAAGGATGCGACGCTATCGGTGGGTCCACGCGGACCATTGCTGCTGCAGGATGTCAACTTTCTGGACGAGATGGCGCACTTTGATCGCGAACGCATCCCGGAGCGTGTGGTGCATGCGAAGGGCGGCGGTGCCTTTGGTTACTTTGAGGTTACCCACGATATAACCAAGTACTGTGCCGCCAAGATCTTTGAGAAGGTCAAGAAGCGCACTCCGCTGGCCGTTCGCTTCTCGACGGTGGGCGGCGAGAGCGGCTCGGCGGATACGGCGCGTGATCCGCGCGGATTTGCCGTTAAGTTCTATACGGACGATGGTGTTTGGGATTTGGTGGGCAATAATACGCCCATTTTCTTTATTCGTGATCCCATTCTGTTCCCTAGCTTCATACACACGCAAAAGCGTAATCCGCAAACGCATTTGAAGGATGCGGACATGTTCTGGGACTTCCTGACACTGCGTCCCGAGTCCACGCATCAGGTGTCGTTCTTGTTTAGCGATCGCGGCACACCTGACGGCTTCTGTCACATGAACGGCTATGGTTCGCACACCTTTAAGCTGGTCAATGCCAAGGGCGAGCCCGTCTACGCCAAATTCCATTTCAAAACGGATCAGGGCATCAAGAATCTGGATGTGAAGACCGCAGCCGATCTGGCATCGAGTGATCCGGACTATAGCATACGTGATCTGTACAATCGCATCAAGAACTGCAAGTTCCCCAGCTGGACGCTGAGCATACAGGTGATGACCTTCGATGAGGCCAAGAAGTTCAAGTACAATCCGTTTGACGTGACCAAGGTCTGGTCGCACAAGGAATTCCCATTGATACCAGTCGGCAAAATGGTGCTCGATCGCAATCCGAAGAACTACTTTGCCGAGGTCGAGCAGATTGCGTTCAGTCCGGCGCACCTGGTGCCCGGCATTGAGCCATCCCCGGACAAGATGCTGCAGGGTCGCCTCTTCTCGTACTCGGATACGCATCGTCATCGTTTGGGACCAAACTATCTGCAGATTCCCGTCAATTGCCCTTATCGCGTTAAGGTTAACAATTTCCAACGCGATGGCTTCATGAATGTCACCGACAACCAGGACGGAGCACCCAACTATTTCCCCAATTCCTTCAACGGCCCGCAGGAGGATCCACGCGTTCGCGCCCTATCCACCTGTTGCCCGGTGACCGGCGATGTTTATCGCTACAGCAGCGGCGATACGGAGGATAATTACGGCCAGGTGACCGATTTCTGGGTGCATGTGCTCGACAACTGCGCCAAGAAGCGACTCGTGCAGAACATTGCCGATAATCTGAGCAATGCCAGTCAGTTCATACAGGAGCGTGCGGTCAAGAATTTCACGCTGGTCCATGCCGATTTTGGACGCATGCTCACCGAGGCACTCAACCTGATCAAATCGTCCAAGTTTTAG